One genomic window of Hippopotamus amphibius kiboko isolate mHipAmp2 chromosome 10, mHipAmp2.hap2, whole genome shotgun sequence includes the following:
- the RIPK4 gene encoding receptor-interacting serine/threonine-protein kinase 4, whose protein sequence is MEGESRGPWALGLLRTFDADEFAGWEKVGSGGFGQVYKVRHVHWKTWLAIKCSPSLHVDDRERMELLEEAKKMEMAKFRYILPVYGICQEPVGLVMEYMETGSLEKLLASEPLPWDLRFRIVHETAVGMNFLHCMSPPLLHLDLKPANILLDAHYHVKISDFGLAKCSGLSHSHDLSMDGLFGTIAYLPPERIREKSRLFDTKHDVYSFAIVIWGVLTQKKPFAEEKNILHIMVKVVKGHRPELPPVCRPRPRACRSLLRLMQRCWHAEPRQRPSFHEITSETEDLCEKPDDEVKETARDPDVRNPAEPEAEAPAAAPLTRASAPTFDDDDSLSELLSQLDSGTSQTLEGPEELSRSSSASKLPSTSSGKRLSGVSSVDSAFSSRGSLSLSFEREPSAGDLGTTDVQKKKLVDAVVNGDTSRLMKILQPQDVDLVLDGGASLLHLAVEAGQEDCVKWLLLNNANPNLTNRKGSTPLHVAVEKRVRGVVELLLARKISVNAADEDRWTALHFAAQNGDEGSTRLLLEKNASLHEVDCEGRTPLHVACQHGQESIVRILLRRGVDAGLPGKDAWVPLHYAAWQGHLPIVKLLAKQPGVSVDAQTLDGRTPLHLAAQRGHYRVARVLIDLHSDVNVCSLLAQTPLHVAAETGHTSTARLLLHRGARREAVTAEGCTALHLAARSGHLATVKLLVEERADVLARGPRHQTALHLAAAAGHAEVVEELVSADVLDLSDEQGLSALHLAAQGRHAKTVETLLRHGAHVNLQSLKFQGGPGPAASLLRRSKT, encoded by the exons ATGGAGGGCGAGAGCCGGGGTCCGTGGGCCCTGGGGCTGCTGCGCACCTTCGACGCGGACGAGTTCGCGGGCTGGGAGAAGGTCGGCTCGGGAGGCTTCGGGCAGGTGTACAAGGTGCGCCACGTCCACTGGAAGACGTGGCTCGCCATCAAGTGCTCGCCGAGCCTGCACGTCGACGACAG GGAGCGCATGGAGCTTTTGGAGGAAGCAAAGAAGATGGAGATGGCCAAGTTCCGTTACATCCTGCCCGTGTACGGCATCTGCCAGGAGCCCGTGGGCCTGGTCATGGAGTACATGGAGACGGGCTCCCTGGAGAAGCTGCTGGCCTCCGAGCCGCTGCCCTGGGACCTGCGCTTCCGCATCGTCCACGAGACGGCCGTGGGCATGAACTTCCTGCACTGCATGTCCCCCCCTCTCCTGCACCTGGACCTCAAGCCTGCCAACATCCTGCTGGACGCCCACTACCACGTCAAG ATTTCCGACTTCGGGCTGGCCAAGTGCAGCGGGCTGTCCCACTCGCACGACCTCAGCATGGATGGCCTGTTCGGCACCATCGCCTACCTCCCTCCGGAGCGCATCCGGGAGAAGAGCCGGCTCTTCGACACCAAGCATGACGTGTACAG CTTTGCCATCGTGATCTGGGGTGTGCTCACACAGAAGAAACCATTTGCAG AAGAGAAGAACATCCTGCACATCATGGTGAAGGTGGTGAAGGGCCACCGCCCCGAGCTGCCGCCCGTCTGCAGACCCAGGCCGCGCGCCTGCAGGAGCCTGCTGCGCCTCATGCAGCGATGCTGGCACGCGGAGCCCCGGCAGCGGCCCAGCTTCCACG AAATCACTTCTGAAACCGAGGACCTGTGCGAAAAGCCTGACGACGAGGTGAAAGAGACGGCTCGGGACCCAGATGTGAGAAACCCCGCTGAGCCAGAGGCCGAG GCGCCCGCGGCCGCCCCGCTCACGCGAGCGTCCGCCCCCACCTTCGACGACGACGACAGCCTCTCCGAGCTGCTGTCCCAACTGGACTCGGGCACCTCCCAGACCCTCGAGGGCCCGGAAGAGCTCAGCCGCAGCTCCTCCGCATCCAAACTTCCGTCGACGAGCAGCGGCAAGCGGCTCTCCGGGGTGTCCTCGGTGGACTCCGCCTTCTCCTCCAGAGGGTCTCTGTCCTTGTCGTTCGAGCGGGAGCCTTCAGCAGGCG ATCTCGGCACCACCGACGTCCAGAAGAAGAAGCTCGTGGACGCCGTCGTGAACGGGGACACGAGCAGGCTGATGAAGATCCTGCAGCCCCAGGACGTCGACCTGGTCCTGGACGGGGGCGCCAGCCTGCTGCACCTGGCCGTGGAGGCCGGGCAGGAGGACTGCGTCAAGTGGCTGCTGCTCAACAACGCCAACCCCAACCTCACCAACAGGAAGGGCTCCACGCCCCTGCACGTGGCCGTGGAGAAGCGGGTGCGGGGCGTCGTGGAGCTGCTGCTGGCCCGGAAGATCAGCGTCAACGCCGCGGACGAGGACCGGTGGACGGCCCTGCACTTCGCAGCCCAGAACGGGGACGAGGGCAGCACACGGCTGCTGCTGGAGAAGAACGCGTCGTTGCACGAGGTGGACTGCGAGGGCCGCACGCCCCTGCACGTGGCCTGCCAGCACGGCCAGGAGAGCATCGTGCGGATCCTGCTGCGCCGTGGCGTGGACGCGGGCCTGCCGGGGAAGGACGCCTGGGTGCCGCTGCACTACGCCGCCTGGCAGGGCCACCTGCCCATCGTCAAGCTGCTGGCCAAGCAGCCGGGGGTGAGCGTGGACGCCCAGACGCTGGACGGGAGGACGCCCCTGCACCTGGCCGCCCAGCGCGGCCACTACCGCGTGGCCCGCGTCCTCATTGACCTGCACTCCGACGTCAACGTCTGCAGCCTGCTGGCGCAGACGCCGCTGCACGTGGCCGCCGAGACGGGGCACACGAGCACCGCCAGGCTGCTGCTGCACCGGGGCGCCCGCAGGGAGGCGGTGACCGCCGAGGGCTGCACCGCCCTGCACCTGGCCGCCCGCAGCGGGCACCTGGCGACCGTCAAGCTGCTGGTGGAGGAGCGGGCCGACGTGCTGGCCCGGGGGCCCCGCCACCAGACGGCGCTGCAcctggccgccgccgccgggcaCGCAGAGGTGGTGGAGGAGCTGGTCAGTGCCGACGTGCTCGACCTGTCCGACGAGCAGGGGCTCAGCGCGCTGCACCTGGCCGCGCAGGGCCGCCACGCCAAGACGGTGGAGACGCTGCTCAGACACGGGGCCCACGTCAACCTGCAGAGCCTCAAGTTCCagggcggccccggccccgccgcctcGCTCCTCCGGCGGAGCAAGACCTAG